The Argopecten irradians isolate NY chromosome 16, Ai_NY, whole genome shotgun sequence genome window below encodes:
- the LOC138310889 gene encoding LOW QUALITY PROTEIN: ADAM 17-like protease (The sequence of the model RefSeq protein was modified relative to this genomic sequence to represent the inferred CDS: deleted 1 base in 1 codon), whose protein sequence is MFKHAASAWSPYKLKDCQMIENIIIHIEPSAGDHYNQADRQTNMEDTLDVFSAEFFLNAACLVHLFTYAAFQDGLGLAYIASWRSKDFGGICSPTDYGLKIAGNTGLTSVRNRAGNTVLTLQSTITTAHEFGHNWGSGHDNADSSECKDFYIMYPTSQEGFYSNNVIFSPCSRRSVYKVLEVKGRDCFKEKNPYFAYCGNGRIDSGEECDSGTRPDNCCTDKCVLTPSSDCSPYNKACCSQCRLSPAGTVCLQTVDDDFSCKGNSQCDGFQYDCPQPDSKPDNTSCHDAGKCVDGNCVGFCQQKGMIPCVCSPESGLACYRCCKSGPNSKCVSFTELLGNGRTCYQGYCQAGVCIKSPSPINKFWTALTSRVIDSFGTFMRNNIVFFITLFSAILWLPTVLIFEHFENKKKREDDILIRKQVNKHLREKVDILPDGFEKESSIRHVGSLTVSGKSRTQTQRSNDTGHISYNHRSDPHLEYAGHSTMSGSQPLYSDHHKVSTLPQGWKPRGYDGQPQRIPLTIDNLSDKRRDRSSHNSTQLSPQSPKYPSNAELQRGVYTLPYSVRKPAVNGYPGTESYDNKASTLPLPSRGFRSDHENWRNYNRYTSDNDMRAGGYPNELSVTLKPTALRINDTGSVHVTNPLPTGDDGQHFVPISHRSSDTDYESTPRDSGRHSYYYHENPYEDATNVSRTPRGYDGNSQPVSYEKLSSNYHRQPGVSTENLVQNSPRQPTGNYKHLPGNHGDHNQDGYRYTNLGFDDYSVTETMI, encoded by the exons ATGTTTAAACATGCAGCCAGCGCATGGAGCCCATATAAACTTAAAGACTGTCAGATGATAGAAAAC ATAATCATTCACATCGAGCCTTCTGCTGGTGACCATTATAACCaggcagacagacagacaaacatggAGGATACACTCGAC GTATTTAGTGCTGAGTTTTTCCTGAATGCTGCCTGTCTGGTCCATCTCTTTACCTATGCAGCATTCCAGGATGGCCTGGGGCTTGCCTATATAGCATCGTGGCGGAGTAAAGACTTTGGGGGTATTTGTTCTCCTACCGATTACG GTCTGAAGATTGCTGGTAACACAGGTTTGACGTCGGTGAGGAATCGGGCGGGGAATACTGTATTAACTCTACAGTCCACAATCACCACAGCTCATG AATTTG GCCATAACTGGGGAAGTGGTCATGACAATGCAGACAGCTCCGAGTGTAAAGACTTCTACATCATGTACCCTACATCACAGGAAGGGTTCTATTCCAACaatgtt ATATTTTCTCCCTGTAGTAGGAGGTCAGTGTACAAAGTACTGGAAGTGAAGGGGAGGGATTGTTTTAAAG AGAAGAATCCTTACTTTGCTTATTGTGGTAACGGTCGAATAGACAGCGGCGAAGAGTGTGACTCGGGTACGAGGCCTGACAACTGTTGTACGGACAAATGTGTACTCACTCCAAGCTCAGATTGTAG TCCGTACAACAAGGCGTGTTGTTCTCAGTGTCGTCTTTCTCCGGCTGGCACCGTGTGTCTACAGACCGTAGACGATGACTTCAGCTGTAAAGGCAACTCTCAGTGCGA CGGTTTCCAGTACGACTGTCCTCAA CCAGACAGTAAGCCAGACAACACATCCTGTCACGATGC TGGTAAATGTGTTGATGGAAATTGTGTAGGATTTTGTCAGCAAAAAGGCATGATTCCCTGTGTGTGTTCGCCTG AGAGTGGACTAGCCTGCTACAGATGTTGTAAGTCTGGTCCGAACTCAAAATGTGTCAGCTTTACAGAGTTACTAGGAAACGGCCGGACCTGTTACCAAGGTTACTGTCAGGCG GGCGTATGTATCAAAAGTCCATCACCCATCAATAAGTTCTGGACAGCACTGACAAGTCGAGTCATTGATTCGTTTG GAACATTTATGAGGAACAACATCGTTTTCTTTATCACCTTGTTTTCTGCGATACTATGGCTGCCGACAGTGTTAATATTTGAGCATTTT gaaaacaaaaagaaaagagaaGACGACATTCTGATCAGGAAGCAAGTCAACAAACATCTG AGAGAGAAGGTTGACATTCTACCAGACGGATTTGAAAAAGAGTCTTCGATTCGTCATGTTGGAAGCCTGACAGTGTCTGGAAAATCGAGAACCCAAACTCAACGTTCTAATGATACTGGACACATATCTTACAACCATAGGTCAGACCCGCATCTAGAGTATGCAGGACATTCTACAATGTCAG GTAGCCAGCCTCTATACTCTGACCACCATAAGGTCAGCACACTACCACAGGGGTGGAAGCCGAGAGGATACGACGGTCAGCCACAGCGGATACCCTTGACCATAGACAATCTGTCCGACAAGCGCCGTGATAGGTCCTCTCATAACAGTACACAGCTGTCGCCACAGTCACCGAAGTATCCGTCCAACGCCGAACTACAGCGAGGAGTGTATACTCTACCGTACAGTGTACGAAAGCCAGCTGTCAACGGATATCCTGGTACTGAAAGTTACGATAATAAAGCTAGTACTTTACCTCTGCCGTCCAGGGGATTTAGATCAGACCATGAAAACTGGAGAAATTACAATAGATATACCTCAGACAATGATATGCGTGCTGGTGGTTATCCAAACGAACTGTCCGTGACTCTCAAACCAACTGCTCTACGTATCAATGACACGGGTAGTGTCCATGTTACTAATCCACTGCCGACTGGCGACGATGGCCAGCATTTCGTACCAATAAGCCATCGGTCGTCTGATACGGACTACGAAAGTACTCCAAGAGATTCTGGGCGTCATTCGTATTACTACCATGAAAACCCTTATGAAGACGCGACAAATGTTAGTCGTACACCTCGGGGGTACGATGGAAATTCACAGCCGGTCAGCTATGAGAAACTGTCGAGTAACTATCACAGACAACCTGGAGTCAGTACTGAAAATTTAGTACAAAACTCTCCCAGACAACCAACTGGTAACTATAAGCATCTGCCTGGTAACCATGGCGACCACAACCAGGATGGTTATAGATACACTAACCTTGGATTTGATGATTATTCTGTGACGGAGACCATGATTTAG
- the LOC138310890 gene encoding armadillo repeat-containing protein 8-like translates to MGNEQDIPNFRVNPKKFEFGWLSTGKLRHPPLPVKTEGKKMIQTAMEVDDTVGCVECLLSGNQEKWMNSIVCLKNGVIGNNKQKCVVINQGVIPRLLQWMIDDDADVGLRTEAAIVLGSLAKGTEENIQHLVDSGCVTVLLKGL, encoded by the exons ATGGGGAACGAACAAGATATACCCAACTTCCGCGTCAACCCAAAAAAGTTCGAATTTGGCTGGCTTTCTACCGGAA AATTACGACATCCTCCACTTCCGGTGAAAACAGAAGGGAAGAAAATGATTCAAACTGCTATG GAGGTGGATGACACAGTTGGCTGCGTGGAGTGTTTACTGAGTGGAAACCAGGAGAAGTGGATGAACTCCATAGT ATGCCTGAAGAATGGGGTGATAGGAAACAACAAGCAAAAGTGTGTTGTGATCAATCAAGGTGTTATACCAAG GCTCCTACAGtggatgattgatgatgatgcaGATGTTGGTTTGAGAACAGAGGCAGCCATAGTCCTCGGTAGTCTGGCTAAAGGCACAGAGGAAAACATACAGCACTTAGTGGACTCTGGCTGTGTCACTGTTCTACTCAAAGGTTTATAG
- the LOC138311223 gene encoding lariat debranching enzyme-like produces the protein MKIAVEGCCHGELDKIYETIEFIEKKENFKVDLLLICGDFQSVRNKSDLQCMAVPPKYQRMNTFYKYYSGEKVAPVLTIFIGGNHEASNYLQELPYGGWVAPNIYYLGYANVLKFGGIRIGGLSGIYKGKDFTKGHFEHPPYNEESKRAAYHIRNLEVFRLKQLTKPIDIFMTHDWPRGIYDYGNTSQLLKAKQFLRDEVESGTLGSPPAEELLMKLQPRYWFSAHLHVKFAAIVQHKAPAGEEKLTKFLSLDKCLPRRKFLQILDVPHDPQETLKLQLDTEWLAVLKLTNHLLSLKRGSSYMPGPGSQTRWEFKPTVEEENRILEDFGGDLYIPDNFQRTVDVFDPNHGKTKVSPPVTMVNPQTTLICTMLDITDPNAVFLGQDSNNLLDVSGEGACDADDDDDVDDDETECDSEPSFVSFVDSDQSYSSLLSSSNADDSIMSLGTTGDVSIDNRDPVKDLSSSIQTNPEEISLSDEEAEFKDIMEAQRKKKESSESVKVPIIDDEDDEDEFKAIMAAQKEQALSTDPLVGPTLTLRPLTQSSPASSDERSDTEVTRKTNSLALNTSKRADGSESEDSPQSKKFKRRNQQIYKSESPDEENV, from the exons ATGAAGATAGCTGTTGAAGGCTGTTGTCATGGTGAACTGGACAAGATTTATGAGACGATCGAATTcattgaaaagaaagaaaacttCAAAGTAGATCTACTGTTGATATGTGGTGACTTCCAATCCGTAAGAAACAAAAGTGATCTACAATGCATGGCGGTACCTCCAAAATATCAGCGAATGAACACATTCTACAA ATATTACTCAGGGGAGAAGGTGGCTCCTGTCCTGACCATATTTATAGGAGGTAACCATGAGGCGTCAAACTACCTACAGGAACTTCCCTACGGTGGCTGGGTGGCTCCCAATATCTACTACCTAG gCTATGCCAACGTGTTGAAGTTTGGTGGTATAAGAATCGGAGGGTTATCGGGTATCTACAAGGGGAAAGACTTCacaaaag GTCATTTCGAACACCCTCCTTACAATGAAGAATCTAAGAGAGCTGCTTATCATATCCGTAACTTGGAAGTCTTCAGACTGAAACAG TTGACAAAACCTATAGACATATTTATGACCCATGATTGGCCGCGGGGTATCTATGACTACGGTAACACCTCACAGCTGCTGAAGGCAAAGCAGTTCCTGAGGGACGAAGTCGAGTCTGGAACGTTAGGGAGTCCACCAGCCGAAGAATTGTTGATGAAGTTACAGCCACGGTACTGGTTCTCAGCTCATCTCCACGTCAAGTTCGCAGCCATAGTACAACACAAG GCGCCTGCAGGTGAAGAAAAGCTTACCAAATTCCTATCTCTTGACAAATGCTTACCCAGAAGGAAATTtttacag ATACTTGACGTACCACACGACCCCCAAGAGACCCTTAAACTTCAGTTAGACACAGAATGGCTGGCTGTCCTCAAACTCACCAATCACCTACTCAGTCTAAAAAGAGGCAGTAGTTATATGCCGGGCCCAGGCAGTCAAACAAG GTGGGAGTTCAAGCCTACAGTTGAAGAAGAAAACAGAATTCTAGAAGATTTTGGAGGTGATTTATATATACCGGACAATTTTCAGCGGACAGTGGATGTGTTTGACCCTAATCATGGTAAAACTAAAGTGAGTCCTCCAGTCACGATGGTTAACCCACAAACTACCCTGATTTGTACCATGCTGGACATAACTGACCCCAACGCTGTCTTTCTCGGCCAGGACTCAAACAATCTCCTCGACGTCTCCGGGGAGGGCGCTTGTGATGccgacgacgacgacgatgtAGATGACGATGAAACAGAATGTGACAGTGAACCTAGTTTTGTGTCGTTTGTAGACAGTGATCAGAGTTATAGTAGTTTACTTTCATCCAGTAATGCGGATGACAGTATAATGTCCCTGGGAACGACTGGGGATGTGTCTATTGACAATCGCGATCCAGTGAAAGACTTGTCTTCAAGTATCCAAACTAACCCAGAGGAGATTTCTTTGTCCGATGAGGAGGCTGAGTTCAAAGACATTATGGAAGCTCAAAGGAAAAAGAAAGAGTCGTCAGAATCGGTAAAAGTTCCCATCattgatgatgaagatgacgaGGATGAATTCAAAGCCATAATGGCCGCCCAGAAAGAACAGGCTTTGTCCACGGATCCTTTAGTAGGACCAACTCTGACCCTACGACCTTTGACCCAGTCTAGTCCCGCCAGCAGTGATGAAAGGAGTGACACTGAGGTCACTCGCAAAACAAACAGCCTCGCTCTGAATACAAGCAAGCGCGCCGACGGGTCAGAAAGTGAGGACAGTCCCCAATCCAAAAAGTTTAAGCGTCGGAATCAGCAAATTTATAAATCAGAGTCTCCTGATGAAGAGAACGTTTAA
- the LOC138310892 gene encoding uncharacterized protein produces the protein MSDMLDCTIKLFADDTKLSAKITSDEERSKLQENINKMCDWTSTWLMSLNTDKCKFLEIGNNLGNHNYTLTTQGNTTTISRVTMEKDLGVTIDNQLKFTAQCNAAALKANRMLGIVFRTFTYMSPTMFITLYKTLIRPHLEYATTIWSPMLTRDKITLENVQRRATKRIPSIQNLSYSERIKKLGLPSLEYRRNRADVIQVYKILNKIDILDQTTMFRELTGTATRGHSKKLFKKRLWLNSTGNFFINRVIKTWNSLSVEVVTSPTLNCFKSRLNKLWVNHPCR, from the coding sequence ATGTCAGATATGCTGGACTGCACAATAAAGCTATTTGCAGATGACACTAAACTATCAGCAAAAATCACATCAGATGAAGAACGTTCTAAGCTgcaagaaaatatcaacaaaatgtgTGACTGGACGTCGACATGGTTAATGAGCCTAAACACAGACAAATGTAAATTCTTGGAAATTGGAAACAATCTGGGAAACCACAATTACACCCTTACAACACAAGGCAACACTACTACTATCTCTCGAGTAACCATGGAAAAGGATCTTGGAGTCACTATTGACAACCAACTCAAATTCACAGCACAATGTAATGCAGCAGCCTTAAAAGCGAATAGGATGTTGGGAATAGTGTTCCGCACCTTCACCTATATGAGTCCGACCATGTTTATTACTCTATACAAAACTTTAATTCGTCCCCATTTGGAATACGCAACCACAATCTGGTCACCAATGTTGACACGTGATAAAATTACACTGGAAAACGTACAACGAAGAGCAACTAAAAGGATACCATCAATTCAAAACTTATCGTATTCAGAGCGTATCAAGAAACTCGGGCTACCAAGTTTAGAATATAGAAGAAACAGGGCAGATGTGATTCAAGTCTAcaagattttaaacaaaatagacATTCTGGATCAAACAACTATGTTCAGAGAACTAACGGGTACAGCAACTAGAGGACACTCGAAAAAACTCTTCAAAAAACGATTATGGCTAAACTCAACCGGAAATTTCTTCATTAATCGAGTAATTAAGACATGGAACTCGCTCTCAGTGGAAGTGGTTACATCACCAACGCTTAATTGCTTCAAATCCAGACTGAACAAATTGTGGGTCAACCacccctgcaggtag